One part of the Astatotilapia calliptera chromosome 9, fAstCal1.2, whole genome shotgun sequence genome encodes these proteins:
- the LOC113028751 gene encoding zinc finger protein 709-like has translation MSSTKKDQRGPRSQRSQEADKPHRRKREKKNTCDECGKDFTLKSKLKQHQLIHTGERPFSCDLCGKSFSWKNSLKTHQVVHSGVKAYSCDQCGKAFAHSSSLQTHLVTHSGVKAYSCDICGKTFSRLWSRNIHLRIHSGEDVYWCDQCGKYFTTDAHLQRHMFTHTEERPYQCDLCEKTFKTPQYLRQHQQIHTRKRLYKCSYCEKQSDTDGSTSQPCHRCGGGKDFRCDICGKTFSLQAGLKIHQRKHTGDKLKYCKECGRSFPTSGELKQHELFHSGVKKHLCDQCGSSFTTAGQLKTHKRVHTGAKPYKCRHCDKSFSHSGSRSNHERTHMEGNYSCEQCDKSFSNLSSYSAHKRSHVTNKLFHCYHCAKTFTSSSALCKHQRDHAGLKSFPSQDQSESEERETSSGFRVQLKTLEIRLHRVQVGSP, from the exons atgaGTTCGACAAAGAAG gaccaacgtGGAccgagaagtcagcgctctcaggaggccgacaaacctcacagaagaaagagagagaaaaaaaacacctgtgacgagtgtgggaaggattttactttgaagtctaaactaaaacaacatcagctcatccacactggagagagaccgttcagctgtgacttgtgtggaaagtcgtTTTCCTGGAAGAATTCCCTGAAAACACACCAAGtcgtccacagtggagttaaagcttacagctgtgatcagtgtggtaaAGCTTTTGCTCACAGTAGCAGTTTACAGactcatctagttacccactctggagttaaggcatacagctgtgacatctgtggaaaaactttcagccggCTATGGAGCCGAAATatacacctacgcattcacTCCGGAGAAGATGTGTACTGGTGTGATCAGTGTGGTAAATACTTTACAACAGACGCACACTTACAACgccacatgtttacccacactgaggagagaccttatcaatgtgacctgtgtgagaagacttttaaaactCCACAGTACCTGAgacaacaccaacagatccacaccagaaagagactctacaagtgcagttactgtgag aagcagagcgacacagatggatccacttctcaaccctgtcatcgctgtggtggtgggaaagactttcgttgtgacatctgtggaaaaactttcagtctgCAAGCCGGCCTAAAAATACATCAACGtaaacacactggagacaaactgaaatactgcaaagaatgtgggagaagcttcccCACATCAGGTGAGTTAAAACAACATGAACTCTTTCACAGTGGGGtcaaaaagcacctctgtgatcagtgtgggtcatccttcaccactgcaggtcagcttaaaacacacaaacgagtccacacaggagcgaaaccatacaagtgcagacactgtgacaaaagcttctcacATTCAGGTAGTCGTAGCAACcatgaacgtacacacatggaaggaaactacagctgtgagcagtgtgacaagagcttcagtaatctcagttcatactctgcacacaaacgatcccacgttactaataaactgtttcactgttaccactgtgccaaaacattcacttcatcatctgctctgtgcaaacatcagcgcgaTCACGCAGGGCTGAAATCGTTCCCATCACaggatcagagtgaatctgaagagagagaaacatcCTCTGGTTTCAGAGTCCAACTTAAAACCCtggagatcaggctccacagagttcaggtcGGCTCTCCTTAA